Genomic window (Rosa chinensis cultivar Old Blush chromosome 6, RchiOBHm-V2, whole genome shotgun sequence):
AGATTCTGATCTGTTTGTTGGAAACTCTTTAATTGATATGTATGCCAAGTGTGGTGATGCGGATTCTGCCTTCAAAGTTTTTGAGGAGTTGCCGCAAAGAAATAGGGTCTCATGGAATTCTATGTTGTCTGCATTTGTCCATAATGAGAGGTACATGGATGCCCTGTCGCTGTTTTATTCTATGGGGAAGGAAGGTATCAACGCAGATGAAGTGACTCTGGTGAATATTCTTCAAACATGCAAGCATTTGCACCTAGGTCATTCCAAGTCGGTGCACTGTGTAACAATCAGGTGGCGATTTGAATCAAATGAGTTGCTCCTGAATTCGCTCATTGATGCTTATGCAAAGTGTAATAGTATCGAGCTTGCATGGAAACTTTTTGAAAGGATGAAGAAAAGAGATGTGGTTTCGTGGAGCACTATGATTGCAGGGTTTACACAATGTGGCAGACCTGATCAAGCAATTGCCATCTTCGGAGAGATGACAAGGCTGCAGGCACAGGATGATCAGAAGCCCAATGAGATTACACTCATAAATCTTTTTGAAGCTTGTTCAGTTTCAGCCGAATTGAAATGGGCCAAAGGGGCACATGGAATTGCTATTCGAAGAGCTTTGTCAACTGCAGATCAAGTAGCCATTGGAACTGCAATTGTTGACATGTACTCGAAATGCGGGGCAATAGGAGAATCAAGAAAGGTGTTCGACCAGATTTCCGAAAAAAACATTGTGTCATGGAGTGCCATGATAGCTGCATATGGCATGAATGGTCTTGCACATGAAGCTCTAGCTTTGGTTGAGGAAATGAAGCTGTATGGTGCAAAGCCAAATGCAGTGACCACCCTTTCTATGCTATCTGCCTGCAGCCATGGAGGCTTAGTTGAAGAAGGGCTCTCCTTGTTCAACTCACTTGTTCAAGTTTATGGAATTGAGCCAAGATTGGAACATTATGCGTGTGTAGTTGACATGTTGGGCCGAGCAGGAAAGCTCCATATGGCTATGGATTTTATCAATAACATTCCAGAAGGTTTAAAGGTCACTGGGGAAAATGCTGCTTGGAGTGCATTATTGAGTGCTTGTAGAAGCTATAGCAATAGTGACGTTGGCGCAGTAGCTGCTTCTCATGTCCTTGAGTTAGAGCCTGAAAGTTCAACTGGGTATTTACTTGCCTCAAGTATTTATGCAGCAGGTGGGTTGTGGGTTGATGCTGCAAGTATTAGAAGAATGGTGAAAGAAAAAGAGGTGAAGGTTGTTGCTGGTTATAGCTTAGTTTATGTTGATAACAAGGCATGTAGATTTGTTGCTGGGGATATTGATTGCCATTCACTAGCTGCTGGAGAGATGCACTCTATAGTTGAGCTGTTGCATGCTTGTATGAAGACTGAAAAGAGAAATGCTGgtaattttgatataattgatTAGTTACTTGAGAGGCCATTTGATAACAATAGATTTAACCAGAAAAATAATAGTGAGAAAAAAGGTAAGTAATGCACTGGAATTGCCATTAGAAAGACAAATAAGTAGTGAACTGGTTGAAGTTGGCCCATCCATAACACTGGCAAGTTAGTCTGAGGTTTTGGCATTTGCAGTGGGAAGTTGCTTTCCTATGCCAGTGTGCCGTGTCTTCTCCATGTTTGCaggtaaataattttttttatggccTAGAAGGAGtaatttgaaattttgtttttacGCTGATGTAAATCTACCTTTCTTTTGTATCCTTCCTGTTCTGCTGGACTTATTTCTCCAAGTTACTGCATTTGTTGTGTTGATATATTTTGACTTTTTGAGAGCTGAGGAATCCAGTGTTGATTGTTTTCCATGCATAAAAGTCTCTTCACTTTGTCGAAACTACTAAATGTATATTTGCATGCTACCATGTAGTGAGTTGAGGTTGCTTTGCCTTTTGTATACTACTGATTTTAGTTTGTCTTCTCTTTCATATCATATACACATTCTCTTCTCCTTTCTCACATTAGTCTTGGTTCTAATCTAGTTATCATATCAGGTGTAGGAATCTATGATAGAAGAACTGGATTGCTGGCCAGCTATATGAAGATAACTTTTTCCCTTGGTATATGTTATTTATTTCTGGGTCTTCTCAGAGGATATGAGTCATAGTCATCCGAAATTTACGAGGCTATTCGCCATTTTAGTAAGTGaaacaattattttttttcttctatattTGGAGATAAACAATGGGCGATtatttttttcgtttttattttattttgtttttcctaaAAAAAGTAATCCTACAtcttctcctttcttttcttgaagGAAGAGAAATGTTGATCAGGGCTATGTTGTAGGAAGTGCATGCGTGCACATTCTTAATTTTCTGTGTGGTTAAGATGGTCGTCATTGCTGTCATTGTTGCTTTTAACTTGGCAAGCACTGTAAGTAGCTTACCACTAATGATGCTTAAAACTTGTagttattcatttttatttatatcgATTTCTTGAGTTCCTCACATAAGTTTTTTACATGAGTTGGTCCTTATAGGCATGATCAATGGCGGAACTATTTGGGGGCCGGAGTGGGCCCTGGCCCCCCCCCCAAttattttgaaaaatgaaattattttaTTGGTAGGCTTGTATTTTTATCATAATTAAAAGCTATTTGACTAAAATTTATAATTATGGCCCCCTCAAATTGAATTTTTAACATTAATTATTGCAGTAAACAGATAACTATAATAATTACCTTAATTAATAGCCTTATGCATCTTATAGAAtcctataaaatataaattaatgaGTGCATTTAAAGGATAATATTAATGCATGCTTGATATATGGctttgaaaatgaagaaaaaatagttttcctttcttgttattcaatatttgtttgtatttgaattttatagtaaatttcaattgtaaaaaaaaaaaaatgtatcaaaATTTTTGGCCCCCTCAAAGAGAAGTTTCAAGTTCCGCCACTGGGCATGATGTACTAGGATTGAACTGGTTTGGACCAGCAGATTGTCCTTCCCCTGGACTGCTACCTCCAGGTCTCCCTTTGTTTTCTGGAATCTTCTTACCTTATACTCGTAAGTTCTTGGCAGTTTAATCATTCAAATTTTGAAGGCTATTTCAATAATATATCAGGGTATTTGGTTTGGACCACCAAATTTGTTGTACAGGATTACAACTACAGGTATTGATGCAGTCTTCATTCAAATGTTCATTTCTGTATTATAGTTTGGATTATTTTCGATCAATGACCATGAGAGAAGATATTGCGTAAGAAATTGAATAATTGCATTGCAACTATGAGTGAATGAGTGATAGGTGTCTAAAACATGAATTTTTCCATTACTtgacccttctctctctctctctctctctattgttTATTATAAAGCGAACATATCCATGCCTTACACAGTCAATTTCTGTATCTTTTAGGTGGTAAATAATTTTCTTACTAAGCACATATTTGATGGATTCTGTCCACTCTTAAGATCCTTTCTCTGTCAGTCTGGTAAACCTGTAAGATAACTGACATGAGTTTCATCGAAAGAAATTCATGATTAGGTGACTTCATTTCAAGGGAGTTCTGGTTTATTGTGACTTAATATA
Coding sequences:
- the LOC112168820 gene encoding pentatricopeptide repeat-containing protein At2g17210, whose translation is MYKIWLESATVEPTIGAFKLDMRVPSGTNLCNWHLKLKELSTNGKWVELLCHYHQVNKAGLHPTHYSDFPPILKACSNLLSYSYGKSIHGCLIKTGCDSYTSIANSTMDFYIKTRDPDSASAVFNSMRWRDQVSWNIMVYGSLDLGNLEQGLWWFNKARVSVCGFQPNTSTLVLVIQACRWLRAAIYEGLKVHGYVIRGGFCYISSVQNSLLSLYAEDDDMESAHKLFDEMSERDVISWSVMIGGCVHCGEAQNGMKMFRKMVCELGIEPDGVTAVSVLKGCTSLRDLTMGTSLHGLVIYRGLDSDLFVGNSLIDMYAKCGDADSAFKVFEELPQRNRVSWNSMLSAFVHNERYMDALSLFYSMGKEGINADEVTLVNILQTCKHLHLGHSKSVHCVTIRWRFESNELLLNSLIDAYAKCNSIELAWKLFERMKKRDVVSWSTMIAGFTQCGRPDQAIAIFGEMTRLQAQDDQKPNEITLINLFEACSVSAELKWAKGAHGIAIRRALSTADQVAIGTAIVDMYSKCGAIGESRKVFDQISEKNIVSWSAMIAAYGMNGLAHEALALVEEMKLYGAKPNAVTTLSMLSACSHGGLVEEGLSLFNSLVQVYGIEPRLEHYACVVDMLGRAGKLHMAMDFINNIPEGLKVTGENAAWSALLSACRSYSNSDVGAVAASHVLELEPESSTGYLLASSIYAAGGLWVDAASIRRMVKEKEVKVVAGYSLVYVDNKACRFVAGDIDCHSLAAGEMHSIVELLHACMKTEKRNAGNFDIID